From a single Maylandia zebra isolate NMK-2024a linkage group LG3, Mzebra_GT3a, whole genome shotgun sequence genomic region:
- the ift46 gene encoding intraflagellar transport protein 46 homolog has protein sequence MERADRDRGGRLLKNQPYDESLDVADAEEVPSVYSPTSRSQPQVEFRRSSRRVHSLMSAHSSSDEFDEDHGRGKEPGGGRPEEEEEDDDEEDDDDDEDSEDDESEEDSKLHKAPEGLYDPADYANLPVSTDIKELFQYITRYTPESVELEHNLKPFIPDFIPAVGDIDAFLKVPRADGKPDNLGLLVLDEPSVKQSDPTVLSLFLSEETKQHGATEVKKVTSIANPQSNPRAVDSWVESISALHRSKPPASVQYSRPMPDIDSLMQEWPTELEELLDRLQLPSARLNCDLLQYADIVCSLLDIPVYGSRVQSLHLLFSLYLEFRDSQHFTRRA, from the exons ATGGAGCGGGCTGACCGGGACAGAGGAGGCCGCCTGCTGAAGAACCAGCCGTACGACGAGAGCCTGGATGTGGCGGACGCCGAGGAGGTACCGAGCGTGTACAGCCCGACTTCCCGCAGCCAGCCCCAG GTGGAGTTCaggaggagcagcaggagggTTCACAGCCTGATGTCGGCCCACAGCAGCAGCGACGAGTTTGACGAGGACCATGGGAGGGGGAAGGAGCCGGGAGGGGGGCGgccagaagaggaagaagaggatgatgacgaagaagatgatgatgacgatgaggACTCCGAAGATGACGAATCGGAGGAGGACAGCAAGCTCCACAAGGCGCCGGAGGGCCTGTATGATCCCGCCGACTACGCCAACCTGCCCGTCAGCACCGACATCAAAGAGCTGTTCCAGTACATCACACG ATACACCCCCGAGTCCGTTGAGCTGGAGCACAACCTGAAGCCGTTTATCCCGGACTTCATCCCTGCAGTGGGAGACATCGACGCCTTCCTCAAG GTGCCGAGGGCCGATGGCAAACCGGACAACCTGGGGCTGCTGGTTCTGGATGAGCCCAGCGTGAAGCAGTCGGACCCGACGGTGCTGTCGCTGTTTCTGTCGGAGGAGACCAAGCAACACGGCGCCACCGAG GTGAAGAAGGTGACGAGCATCGCCAACCCTCAGAGCAACCCGCGGGCGGTGGACAGCTGGGTGGAGAGCATCAGCGCGCTGCACCGCTCCAAGCCGCCAGCGAGCGTCCAGTACAGCAGACCGATGCCTGACATCGACAGCCTGATGCAGGAGTGGCCAACCGAGCTCGAGGAGCTGCTGGACCGCCTGCAGCTGCCGTCCGCCCGCCTGAACTGTGACCTGCTGCAGTATGCGGACATTGTGTGCAGCCTGCTCGACATCCCCGTCTACGGCAGCCGCGTCCAGTCCCTGCACCTGCTCTTCAGCCTCTACCTGGAGTTCAGAGACTCGCAGCACTTCACGCGCAGAGCTTAG